The genomic DNA GACGTCCACGGCGTTTCTTCGAGACAAATGCGTACGCAGCAATCGTAATGATGATGATGCTTCCGCATACCACATAAAGGGAAGAATAACCGAGATGGGATGAGACGATTCCGAGAGCGAATGAACCGATGGCAATTCCAAGATCGTACATGATAAAGAATGTAGACGTGGCATGCCCGGTCCGTTCTTTAGGTGCTTTCTGGATCGCCATGGTCTGATAACTTGGGAGAAGTGCCCCATATCCAAGACCGATCAATCCGGCGGAAACCAGCAGCAGGCCAGTGGTATGCGTCACGCTGAGCATGAACAGCCCGATGGCAAAGATCACAAGGGACGGGTAGATGACGGCACTTGGACCTGAACGGTCGAATAGTCGGCCAGTGAACGGTCTTGAGAGCAGCATGATTGCTGCAAACACAACGAAGAACAAACTGACTGATTCAAACAGGCCAAGGGATTTCGCGTAAACCGAGATGAACGACATGATCCCTGAATAGGCGAGGGACGTCAAGAATCCTACGAATGCGATCGGTAATGCCTTGAATTCAAAGATATCTTCGAGGGTCATGCGACCTTTCGGCGATACCTTCGTTTTCTCTTCTTCCACCACTTCGATCCCGAACGAACAGGCGAAGCCGATCAGCAATACGGCCGCAAGACCGAGGAAGATCATTTTAAACGGAAGGATCTGAAGCAGGGCCAGTGATAGGAATGGTCCTACAACTACGGCCAGGTTCATGGACATGGCGAAATAGCCGAGCCCTTCCCCTTTGCGCTCCGCCGGTACCATATCCGCTGCAAGCGTCATGAGGACGGTCGAACACAGGGCGAAAAAGATCCCGTGTACAAAACGCAACACCATCAATAGGAAGAAGCTATTGACGAATGGGTAAACGAACGTAAAGATACAAAATAAAAAAATGCCGGCGAGAAGTACTTTTCTCTTACCGAACACCTCAAGGATCTTACCTGCAAATAAACGGACGATGATGGCT from Rossellomorea marisflavi includes the following:
- a CDS encoding MFS transporter, which encodes MNKPIWTRPFIMTVINNFFMFLVFYSLLTILPVYVLDDLHGNEGQAGLVTTIFLIAAIIVRLFAGKILEVFGKRKVLLAGIFLFCIFTFVYPFVNSFFLLMVLRFVHGIFFALCSTVLMTLAADMVPAERKGEGLGYFAMSMNLAVVVGPFLSLALLQILPFKMIFLGLAAVLLIGFACSFGIEVVEEEKTKVSPKGRMTLEDIFEFKALPIAFVGFLTSLAYSGIMSFISVYAKSLGLFESVSLFFVVFAAIMLLSRPFTGRLFDRSGPSAVIYPSLVIFAIGLFMLSVTHTTGLLLVSAGLIGLGYGALLPSYQTMAIQKAPKERTGHATSTFFIMYDLGIAIGSFALGIVSSHLGYSSLYVVCGSIIIITIAAYAFVSKKRRGRQLETSEAS